The window TTCCTTTAACTGCTGTTTAGCCTCTTCCTCACCGCGGCCACATCCCAGCGGAGACAACAAAAGCAATATCATTAATAAAAGCGATAATTTTTTCACCATAAATATTCCTCCTTTAATTTAAAGTTAGCTTATGCCGAGCAACATAAAAATATTTATCAAGGTAATGTAATTTCATAATAGCGTTTTTTATGTATAATAGAAGTAACGCTATAAATTGGGAGGTAATTAAGTGAAGATAAGACAAAGCAAGTGGTTACCAGTACTGATCTTGGCCCTGGCTGCCCTAATGATATTTGCAGCGGGCTGTGGCAGTGATGATAAACAGTCAGAACCCAATAACCAACAACAAGGCGTAGACCAAAAAGAGCAATTGGCAGTGACGCTGTACTTCTCCGACGACCAGGCCATGCACTTAATACCGGAAGAACGGACGATAGAGGTGGCCAGTGAACAGCCGGCAGCGGTGGGTAAAGCTGTGCTGGAGGAGTTGATAGCTGGACCCACCACCGAGGGATTAAACCGCATTATGCCCGACGACACCGAAGTGCTGGCGGTGGAAGTGACCGATGCGGTGGCCCAGGTTGATTTAAACCAAGCCTTTAAAGACAACCACTGGGGCGGCAGCGAAGGGGAAATCCATACCCTTTACAGCATTGTAAACACGTTGGCCAAGAATATCGATGTCACCGCGGTGCAGTTCACCATTGAAGGCCAAGTTGACGAGAGTATATTGGGACATATCGATACCAGTGAGCCTTTGGCACCGGATTTCGATATCATTAAAGAATAGTAGTAAAAACGCGGTGATGAGATGCACCGCGTTTTTTGTTGCGCTCACAAATTTAATGTAGGGGCTTGATTCATCAAGTCCGCTAAAGCAGCGGATGCTCAAGGAACCAAAATATTTTGCTATGGGCAAAGGTTATGTTTAGTGGGCTCAATGAATTGAGCCCCTACAAAAGGCGTTGTATGCAGCTGCGTAATTAACAACCGCAAAATGTCACTTAACAGGTATAAAGTTAAAAAACAGGCAGGAATTTAGCGGTGCAAACTAGAAGATTGTATAATTAATAAAATAATCTATAATTTCCAAAACATGTATATTTTACTAGCTGAAAGGAAAATCTAAACTGGTGATATAATGCAGACTAAAAATATAACTTTGCCCAAATTAAATAAGTTATCCCCCACGCTGGAATCCACCGCCCTCAAGTTGATGGAAGAAGCGGGGGAGTTGGCCCAGGCCATTGGTAAACTGCGGGGCATGAGTGGCGAAGCATCCCGGTTAGATGAACAACAGGTGATGCAAGTAATTACCCAGGAATTATTAGACGTGGCTCAAACCGCCGTTTCCATGATGTATGTGTTGGAAGAACATTATGAGGTGGATATAAACGAAGCCTACCAAGAACACATCGGCAAGTTGAAGCGCAAGGGATACCTTAGCGAATAATTATGAATTATGAATTTTGAATACATAAAGGAGAAGCAGCATGTTAAAGGTACTGACAGTGTTTGGCACTCGGCCAGAGGCCATTAAAATGGCGCCGCTGGTGTTGGAATTGCAGAAGACGGATGACGTGGAATGCATCGTTGCGGTAACGGCGCAACA is drawn from Peptococcaceae bacterium 1198_IL3148 and contains these coding sequences:
- a CDS encoding MazG-like family protein; this encodes MQTKNITLPKLNKLSPTLESTALKLMEEAGELAQAIGKLRGMSGEASRLDEQQVMQVITQELLDVAQTAVSMMYVLEEHYEVDINEAYQEHIGKLKRKGYLSE
- a CDS encoding GerMN domain-containing protein — translated: MKIRQSKWLPVLILALAALMIFAAGCGSDDKQSEPNNQQQGVDQKEQLAVTLYFSDDQAMHLIPEERTIEVASEQPAAVGKAVLEELIAGPTTEGLNRIMPDDTEVLAVEVTDAVAQVDLNQAFKDNHWGGSEGEIHTLYSIVNTLAKNIDVTAVQFTIEGQVDESILGHIDTSEPLAPDFDIIKE